A single window of Actinoallomurus bryophytorum DNA harbors:
- the efeB gene encoding iron uptake transporter deferrochelatase/peroxidase subunit, which translates to MTEVSRRRLLGYSGATLAAGAAAGAGLVSVAQAHEGPSSGNGPVPFFGAHQAGIATPVQDRLHFASFDVVTDDRDRLVRMLKEWTAAGAALTAGHPYGSAAGGLPESPPDDTGEALGLPPARLTLTVGFGPALFGSGGKDRFGVKARRPAPLIDLPHFPGDNLAADRSGGDVCVQACADDPQVAVHAIRNLARIGFGVVAVRWSQLGFGKTSSTTPDQQTPRNMFGFKDGTRNIPGDDHAALDRYVWASAKDGAAWMDGGSYLVARRIRMHIETWDRTSLKEQQDVFGRMKGEGNPYGAPREHDPVPLAKLPADSHVRLAHPDSNGGVRILRRGYSFTDGSDGLGRLDAGLFFIAYQRDPRTQFVTLQNKLAATDHMNEYVQHVGSGIFACPPGVRKGGFWGETLFS; encoded by the coding sequence GTGACGGAGGTCAGCAGGCGCAGGTTGCTGGGGTATTCGGGTGCGACGCTGGCCGCGGGTGCCGCGGCCGGCGCCGGTCTGGTCAGCGTCGCCCAAGCCCACGAAGGGCCCTCTTCCGGCAACGGCCCGGTGCCGTTCTTCGGGGCGCATCAGGCCGGTATCGCCACCCCGGTCCAGGACCGGTTGCATTTCGCGTCGTTCGACGTCGTCACCGACGACCGCGACCGCCTGGTCCGCATGCTGAAGGAGTGGACCGCCGCCGGCGCGGCGCTGACCGCCGGGCACCCGTACGGGTCGGCGGCGGGTGGCCTGCCCGAGTCCCCACCCGATGACACCGGAGAGGCGCTCGGCCTGCCGCCGGCCCGGCTGACGCTGACGGTCGGGTTCGGGCCGGCGTTGTTCGGGTCGGGGGGTAAGGACCGGTTCGGGGTGAAGGCGCGGCGGCCGGCGCCGCTGATCGATCTGCCGCATTTTCCTGGTGACAATCTGGCCGCTGATCGTAGTGGCGGGGATGTCTGTGTTCAGGCGTGTGCTGATGATCCGCAGGTGGCGGTGCACGCGATCCGTAACCTGGCGCGGATCGGTTTCGGTGTGGTGGCGGTGCGATGGTCTCAGCTGGGGTTCGGGAAGACCTCTTCCACGACGCCGGACCAGCAGACGCCGCGGAACATGTTCGGGTTCAAGGACGGCACCCGAAACATTCCCGGCGATGACCACGCGGCGCTGGACCGGTACGTGTGGGCGTCGGCCAAGGACGGTGCGGCGTGGATGGACGGCGGGTCGTATCTGGTCGCGCGGCGGATCCGGATGCACATCGAGACGTGGGACCGTACCTCCCTCAAAGAACAGCAAGACGTCTTCGGCCGGATGAAAGGCGAAGGCAACCCCTACGGGGCCCCACGCGAACATGATCCTGTGCCGCTGGCGAAGCTGCCCGCGGACTCCCACGTACGCCTGGCGCACCCGGACAGCAACGGCGGCGTCCGGATCCTGCGCCGCGGCTACTCCTTCACCGACGGCAGCGACGGACTCGGGCGCCTGGACGCAGGCCTGTTCTTCATCGCCTACCAGCGAGACCCCCGAACCCAGTTCGTCACCCTCCAGAACAAACTCGCCGCCACCGACCACATGAACGAATACGTCCAACACGTCGGATCCGGCATCTTCGCCTGCCCACCCGGCGTCCGGAAAGGCGGATTCTGGGGGGAGACCCTCTTCTCTTAG